The Mucilaginibacter yixingensis genome window below encodes:
- a CDS encoding TonB-dependent receptor, translating into MKLTKLKYILCLPLIWLCTLSAHAQKPDEQTHVSATVVDATNHPIAGVLVYKQESKNDKGINTNAQGKFNMDGTTSDVLVFKMTGYLTTTKSMEEIKLANNKITLTTALIGAGDDDDVYIPFGVRKQRQITSTITTVKGDDLPQVPTSSLVNSFTGRLSGLLITPNSSQQPGYDVSNFVVRGRSSYNNNQDPLVLVDGVERDFRSMDLGEIESISVLKDAGTLAWYGMYAANGVIYVRTKRGSATSTKVTFDGQYGVSNPLEITNPLDSYTYASLYNEAQTNSGIAPTYSQAALTAYQTGSDPYKYPTNNFVRDFMRKSAPTQRYVTTVSGGNSYVKFFTLLSYYNQGGLYKGGNNPLYDANTNFNKYNLRTNLDLKVSKNLDVSLDVGGRITNLRFPIIGTGTFLSTVYNTPPNAFPLLNPDGSYGGTSLFQKSNPLAQMSASGVATDLSRNMMATISARQKMDGILPGLSANVYYAYDVYGLYRSGFSQDYEVYEPNGTGGYTRYGTATIPNYSQNTFSGNVRKNELWIGLDYDHTFGKHTINFSTRGSKAVYATFGALDMHRDGISNRLSYNFIQRYFLDLTGTVSGSENFMPGKRVGFFPAASAGWIVSDERFMKGATFLDFLKLRGSYGLVGNDALTSLARRFSFLTTYNSGAGGYNFGTSYTGVGGTSENPLGNPDLTWERAYKTSVGFDATLLKQMFSISADYFHEDRKNLLTNSLVPSIIGQSLVQISAGEATYTGFEANLNFHKKIGQVDLNLFGNYTYSTSKILAINEGAGLPDYQKQLGHPITSVMLTNSGSYVRNFLQADGIFQNQAQIDASPVQRFSRTVKPGDIKYKDINGDGVIDNLDFVTTDYNFVPKAFFGFGTKVAVHNFDLSLFFQGVQGRTISIQNIINSGSANNGYLNQFSVDRWTPSTPNADFPRLILSDRGNNTQNSDFWLRSGDYIRLKNAEFGYTIPASITRKLRLSQLRVYVSGLNLLTFDHLGNLPIDPELPEAGYNSSYPYMRIYSFGLNLKF; encoded by the coding sequence ATGAAACTAACAAAACTCAAATATATATTGTGCCTGCCGCTCATTTGGCTGTGCACACTCTCCGCCCACGCGCAAAAGCCCGACGAGCAGACGCACGTATCGGCCACTGTGGTAGATGCCACCAATCACCCTATTGCGGGAGTGCTGGTGTACAAACAGGAATCTAAGAACGATAAAGGCATTAACACCAATGCCCAGGGCAAGTTCAATATGGATGGAACTACCAGCGACGTACTGGTGTTTAAGATGACCGGCTATCTCACTACTACCAAAAGCATGGAAGAGATTAAGCTGGCCAACAATAAAATCACTTTGACCACTGCCCTTATTGGCGCAGGCGATGATGATGATGTGTATATCCCTTTTGGTGTACGCAAGCAGCGCCAAATCACATCCACCATTACAACCGTAAAGGGCGATGATTTGCCGCAGGTGCCCACCTCGTCGCTGGTGAACTCATTTACCGGGCGATTATCAGGTTTGTTGATTACCCCCAACAGCTCGCAGCAACCTGGATATGATGTGTCTAACTTTGTGGTACGCGGTCGTTCATCCTACAACAACAACCAGGACCCACTAGTATTGGTTGACGGCGTAGAGCGCGATTTCCGCTCGATGGACCTTGGCGAGATAGAAAGCATCAGTGTACTGAAAGACGCGGGCACATTGGCCTGGTATGGCATGTATGCTGCCAACGGTGTTATTTATGTGCGCACCAAACGCGGCAGCGCTACCAGCACCAAGGTAACTTTTGACGGACAATATGGCGTTTCTAATCCGCTGGAAATTACCAACCCGCTGGATTCCTACACTTACGCCTCGCTGTATAACGAGGCACAAACCAATAGTGGCATCGCCCCAACTTATTCGCAGGCAGCATTAACTGCTTATCAAACCGGGTCTGATCCGTACAAATATCCAACCAACAACTTTGTGCGCGATTTTATGCGTAAAAGCGCGCCTACCCAGCGCTATGTAACCACGGTGAGCGGTGGTAACTCTTACGTAAAATTCTTTACCCTGCTTAGCTATTATAACCAGGGCGGTTTATACAAAGGCGGCAACAACCCGCTGTATGATGCCAATACCAACTTTAACAAATACAACCTGCGCACCAACCTTGATTTAAAGGTGAGCAAAAACCTGGATGTATCGTTGGATGTGGGCGGCCGTATCACCAACCTGCGTTTCCCTATTATTGGTACAGGCACCTTCCTTAGCACTGTGTACAACACGCCACCAAACGCTTTCCCGTTGTTGAACCCTGATGGCAGCTACGGTGGAACTTCGCTGTTTCAGAAGAGCAATCCGCTGGCGCAGATGTCGGCCTCTGGTGTGGCTACAGATTTGAGTCGTAACATGATGGCCACCATCAGCGCACGCCAAAAAATGGACGGCATTTTACCCGGACTAAGCGCCAATGTGTATTATGCTTACGATGTTTACGGTTTGTACCGCTCAGGTTTTAGTCAGGATTATGAGGTATATGAGCCCAACGGTACAGGCGGTTATACCCGCTATGGTACAGCTACCATCCCTAACTACTCTCAAAACACATTCTCGGGCAACGTTCGCAAAAACGAGTTGTGGATTGGTCTAGATTATGATCATACTTTTGGCAAACACACCATCAACTTCAGCACCCGCGGCTCAAAAGCGGTTTATGCTACCTTTGGCGCGTTAGACATGCACCGCGATGGTATTTCCAATCGTTTATCCTACAATTTTATTCAGCGTTATTTCCTTGATCTAACGGGCACGGTATCGGGCTCAGAAAACTTTATGCCTGGCAAACGCGTGGGTTTCTTCCCAGCCGCATCTGCCGGCTGGATTGTTTCAGATGAGCGCTTTATGAAAGGCGCCACGTTTCTTGACTTCCTGAAACTGCGCGGCTCATACGGTTTGGTGGGTAATGATGCGTTGACTTCGCTGGCTCGCCGCTTCTCATTCCTAACCACTTACAACAGCGGCGCCGGCGGTTACAACTTTGGTACCAGCTATACCGGCGTAGGCGGCACATCTGAAAACCCGCTGGGCAACCCAGACCTTACCTGGGAACGCGCTTACAAAACCAGCGTTGGATTTGACGCCACGCTGCTGAAACAAATGTTCTCTATCAGTGCCGACTATTTCCATGAGGACCGTAAAAACCTGCTCACCAACTCGCTGGTGCCCAGCATCATCGGACAATCATTGGTGCAGATTAGTGCAGGCGAAGCCACTTATACCGGTTTTGAGGCCAACCTTAATTTCCACAAAAAAATAGGTCAGGTTGATCTGAACCTTTTTGGCAACTACACCTACAGTACCAGCAAGATCCTGGCTATAAACGAGGGTGCCGGTCTGCCAGACTATCAGAAACAGCTAGGCCATCCTATCACCAGCGTTATGCTCACCAACTCGGGCTCCTACGTACGCAACTTTTTGCAGGCCGATGGCATTTTCCAAAATCAGGCCCAAATTGATGCTTCGCCGGTACAGCGCTTCTCGCGTACGGTTAAACCCGGCGATATCAAATACAAGGATATCAACGGTGATGGCGTGATTGATAACCTGGACTTTGTGACCACCGACTACAACTTCGTACCTAAAGCATTCTTTGGCTTTGGCACCAAAGTGGCAGTTCATAATTTCGATCTGTCGCTGTTCTTCCAGGGCGTACAGGGCCGTACCATCAGCATTCAGAACATCATCAACTCGGGCAGTGCCAACAATGGCTACCTCAACCAATTCAGTGTTGACCGCTGGACCCCAAGCACGCCGAATGCTGATTTCCCTCGCCTGATACTGAGCGATCGTGGCAACAACACCCAGAACTCCGATTTCTGGCTGCGTTCAGGCGATTATATCCGTCTTAAAAATGCCGAGTTTGGTTATACCATTCCTGCGTCGATTACCCGCAAACTGCGCCTGTCGCAACTGCGCGTTTACGTAAGCGGGCTCAATCTGCTCACCTTCGATCACCTGGGCAATCTGCCGATTGATCCGGAGCTGCCAGAGGCCGGTTACAACTCGTCATACCCGTACATGAGGATCTATTCGTTTGGCCTGAACCTGAAATTTTAA
- a CDS encoding RagB/SusD family nutrient uptake outer membrane protein, whose protein sequence is MKKYKIYSMIVLLALTSASCNKYLDRTPGVALDQDKVFSDPVQAARFADNAYNYLISDYVRFNDHRGCTSQASDEAVSGNSEGTVTTLNKGLYFEHSTAAYMNDIGDVWANMYAGIAVTNKMLAKIDGVPAAAIFPAQRVEGEMHFLRAFFYFELVKRFGGVPLLLKDYGVNDDVNLPRASYTDCINQIVADLDKAYTLLGTDADYGNSNYGRATKGAAMALKARTLLYAASPLNNPSNDKAKWKAAADAAKVVMDMNEYALQDTYDNILNISPSPDLPKKEYIMYKVRGPRAIDGMFADFSMSPASGGAQGQMDPTQNHVDMYQMQATGKDITDPTSGYNPQKPYVGRDPRFYANILYNGQPWQGKTMDTWIQVDGTGKVTAHGKDIDPSAITYTATGYYCKKYWPEVYNRVGGGTTLLNYIYFRYAEILLNYAEAENEYLAAPDASVYAAINAIRQRPQVGMPPIPPGLTQDQMRVAIRHERAIELAFEDHRWYDVMRWQIGPSVIATPMYGMRVIKNADGSFTYTPVVLGSAFQKLYTPVQDRYPIPRSEIYKSKGVLIQNPGWN, encoded by the coding sequence ATGAAAAAGTATAAGATATATTCCATGATTGTGCTGCTGGCGCTTACCTCGGCTTCATGCAACAAATACCTGGACAGAACCCCTGGTGTAGCACTGGACCAGGACAAGGTTTTTTCTGACCCTGTACAGGCTGCCCGCTTTGCAGACAATGCTTACAACTACCTCATTAGTGACTATGTGCGGTTTAACGATCACCGTGGTTGTACCTCGCAGGCATCAGACGAAGCTGTTTCCGGCAACTCTGAAGGCACGGTAACCACCTTGAACAAAGGCCTTTATTTTGAACACTCTACCGCCGCCTACATGAATGATATTGGCGACGTATGGGCCAACATGTATGCCGGCATTGCGGTAACCAATAAAATGCTTGCCAAAATTGATGGTGTACCTGCCGCAGCCATCTTCCCGGCACAGCGGGTGGAGGGCGAAATGCATTTTCTGCGTGCCTTCTTTTATTTTGAGCTGGTAAAGCGCTTTGGTGGTGTGCCATTGCTGTTGAAAGACTATGGCGTAAACGATGATGTAAATCTGCCCCGTGCCAGCTATACGGATTGTATTAACCAAATAGTAGCCGACCTGGATAAAGCTTACACCCTGCTGGGTACCGATGCTGATTACGGCAACTCTAACTACGGCCGCGCTACCAAAGGTGCAGCTATGGCCCTTAAAGCCCGCACACTGTTGTATGCTGCCAGTCCGCTCAATAATCCTTCAAACGATAAGGCTAAATGGAAAGCGGCGGCAGACGCTGCCAAAGTAGTGATGGATATGAACGAGTACGCCCTGCAGGATACTTACGATAACATTCTGAACATCAGCCCATCGCCAGATCTACCTAAAAAAGAATACATCATGTACAAGGTACGTGGCCCACGTGCTATCGACGGTATGTTTGCCGACTTCTCTATGTCGCCAGCATCCGGTGGTGCGCAGGGACAAATGGACCCAACCCAAAACCACGTAGACATGTACCAGATGCAGGCCACCGGCAAGGATATTACCGACCCGACATCGGGCTATAATCCACAGAAACCTTATGTTGGTCGCGATCCGCGTTTTTATGCCAATATCCTCTACAACGGTCAGCCATGGCAGGGTAAAACCATGGATACCTGGATTCAGGTTGATGGCACCGGCAAGGTAACCGCCCATGGTAAAGACATTGACCCCAGCGCCATTACCTACACCGCTACTGGCTATTACTGCAAAAAATACTGGCCAGAGGTGTACAACCGTGTTGGCGGCGGTACAACACTGCTCAACTACATCTATTTCCGCTACGCAGAAATATTGCTGAACTATGCCGAAGCTGAAAATGAATACCTGGCAGCACCAGATGCTAGTGTTTACGCTGCAATCAATGCCATCCGCCAACGCCCGCAGGTAGGCATGCCGCCTATTCCTCCCGGTTTAACGCAAGACCAAATGCGTGTGGCTATCCGTCATGAGCGCGCCATCGAGCTGGCTTTTGAAGATCACCGCTGGTATGATGTAATGCGCTGGCAAATTGGCCCAAGCGTAATAGCTACGCCAATGTATGGCATGCGTGTCATCAAAAACGCCGATGGCTCATTTACCTATACGCCTGTAGTATTGGGCAGCGCCTTTCAGAAACTTTATACCCCTGTGCAAGACCGTTACCCTATTCCGCGTAGCGAGATCTACAAAAGCAAGGGTGTACTGATCCAAAATCCGGGATGGAATTAA
- a CDS encoding TonB-dependent receptor: MDKFYVWKSALLYALFKDRKQLKLSLVLGVLVLCFLSFQAQAQQITATGTVRDSKGAPIPGVSVKIKSTTTGTLTNENGKYTLRNVPTGAMLVFSSISYVSKELTVRPNMDVELIDDNQNLNEVVVVGYGTQKKATLTGAVAQINSEEIMRSPTPNATNALIGKLPGLLAVQTSGQPGADASSLFVRGISTFNNASAIVVVDGIERPSFGDIDPNEIETVTVLKDAASTAIYGIKGANGVIVITTKQGKIGAPRITYTGNYSVQTYTGLPFALGSYDNARLLNQAYLNDGKAAPWSDAELQKFKDGSDPYGYPDVQWFKYLTKKFYGQTQHNFNVSGGSKVAKYFVSAGYAYQDGIFKHFDSPYGIETTPSFTRYNFRSNVDLTLNKDFTVGIKLGGRYSDRYQPAGLLSSSAFSYDTIEGMISRILQVPSFAYPVTLPDGRIAQNPGVGTNLWNPLAVLTRFGTRNDDNNTIESTFNVEYKLGWITKGLSFKGNFGYDSYYTNVQRRNANWAAYVWDRQTGAISLSTDTRNRDVPLGGINGSTSGSTNTTIQTGFYYNRSFGRHNVSGLLMGTRQLIQGSSDGSVFTAPPRASQGLVNRLTYNYSEKYFVEFNASYNGSENFAPASFKGGDGKNHQYGFFPAVSAGWTMTNESFFPKSDILSYAKIRGSYGIVGNDKLDSRFLFLTSYSANSSVGFGLPSSITNYPTVYIADGALGNPQITWETGTKRNIGLETRMFKEMLKLDIDVFDETRKDILLDHKGLLDFGHSYPSLNIGKVYNKGYEIEADFQGQHGNFSYGINAQLSYAHNKILNYDEAADIPDNLKKQGKPVGQFFGYVFDGFYTSAQDVANSVKPQGVAPIPGDLKFKDLNGDGIINDQDQQPIGYSNRPEYIYSFTPRIAYKGFSLNVMFQGVAHVSSNLILNDQNNGQQMYPFMLNAWTPQNAATATWPALHSRGYTGLNNALNSFTLQNARYLKLRTVEIAYTFPKSWTDPLKLKGVRMYLNGQNLITWTPFKMYVDPENLNVVNQAFPLQSLYPSSRVFNIGININF; encoded by the coding sequence ATGGATAAATTTTACGTTTGGAAGAGCGCACTATTATATGCTCTTTTTAAGGACCGAAAGCAACTGAAGCTATCGCTGGTGCTGGGTGTCCTTGTTCTTTGTTTCCTATCTTTTCAGGCACAGGCACAGCAAATTACCGCAACGGGTACCGTGCGCGACAGCAAAGGTGCCCCTATTCCGGGTGTGAGTGTTAAAATAAAAAGCACCACCACCGGTACACTAACCAACGAGAACGGTAAATATACCCTCCGTAATGTACCCACCGGCGCTATGCTGGTGTTTTCAAGCATCAGCTATGTAAGTAAAGAGCTTACCGTACGCCCAAATATGGATGTAGAGCTGATAGACGACAACCAAAACCTGAACGAGGTGGTGGTAGTAGGCTACGGTACCCAAAAGAAAGCCACACTTACCGGCGCAGTTGCGCAAATAAACTCCGAAGAGATTATGCGCTCGCCTACCCCCAACGCCACAAATGCCTTGATTGGTAAGCTGCCCGGCCTACTGGCAGTGCAAACCAGCGGACAACCTGGTGCCGATGCTTCCAGTCTGTTTGTGCGCGGTATCTCTACGTTCAACAACGCATCGGCCATTGTAGTGGTTGATGGTATTGAGCGCCCCAGCTTTGGTGATATTGACCCGAACGAAATTGAGACCGTTACCGTGCTGAAAGATGCCGCATCTACCGCCATTTATGGTATTAAAGGTGCCAACGGCGTTATTGTAATTACCACCAAGCAAGGTAAAATTGGCGCGCCACGCATTACCTACACCGGCAATTACAGCGTGCAAACCTATACTGGTTTACCATTCGCGTTGGGGTCTTATGATAATGCCCGCCTGCTTAACCAGGCTTACCTCAATGATGGTAAAGCAGCGCCATGGTCTGACGCCGAACTACAAAAATTCAAAGACGGATCAGATCCTTACGGCTATCCAGATGTGCAGTGGTTTAAATACCTCACTAAAAAGTTCTATGGCCAAACCCAGCATAACTTTAATGTAAGCGGTGGCTCAAAAGTGGCTAAATACTTTGTATCAGCCGGTTATGCCTATCAGGATGGTATCTTTAAGCACTTCGATTCGCCTTATGGCATCGAGACCACACCCAGTTTTACACGTTACAACTTCCGCTCTAACGTAGACCTTACGCTGAACAAGGATTTTACCGTGGGCATTAAACTGGGCGGCCGTTATTCAGACCGTTATCAGCCTGCGGGACTATTATCCTCATCGGCGTTCTCTTATGATACCATTGAGGGCATGATCTCGCGTATCCTGCAAGTGCCATCATTCGCCTATCCAGTTACCCTTCCTGACGGACGCATTGCACAAAACCCTGGCGTGGGCACCAACCTGTGGAACCCACTGGCGGTGCTTACCCGTTTTGGTACCCGTAATGATGATAATAACACCATCGAGAGTACTTTTAACGTAGAGTATAAACTGGGATGGATTACCAAGGGACTGTCATTCAAAGGCAACTTCGGTTATGATTCTTATTACACCAACGTGCAGCGACGTAACGCTAACTGGGCTGCCTACGTGTGGGACCGTCAAACCGGCGCTATCAGTCTCTCTACCGATACCCGTAACCGCGATGTGCCTCTGGGCGGCATCAACGGCAGTACCAGCGGCAGCACTAACACCACCATCCAAACCGGCTTTTACTACAACCGCAGCTTTGGTCGCCACAATGTTTCGGGCCTGTTGATGGGTACCCGGCAGCTGATACAAGGCAGCTCTGACGGCAGTGTATTTACCGCGCCGCCAAGAGCATCGCAAGGTTTGGTAAACCGTCTGACCTACAATTACAGCGAAAAATACTTTGTAGAGTTTAACGCCTCATATAACGGATCTGAAAACTTTGCCCCGGCATCATTTAAAGGCGGCGATGGCAAAAATCATCAGTACGGCTTCTTCCCGGCGGTATCTGCCGGTTGGACCATGACCAACGAGTCGTTCTTCCCTAAAAGCGATATCCTAAGCTACGCTAAAATCCGTGGCAGCTACGGTATTGTAGGTAATGATAAGCTGGATAGCCGCTTCCTGTTCCTGACCAGCTATAGCGCCAACAGCAGCGTTGGTTTTGGTCTGCCCAGCTCTATTACCAACTACCCTACCGTTTACATTGCCGATGGCGCCTTGGGAAACCCGCAAATTACCTGGGAAACCGGCACCAAGCGCAATATTGGTCTGGAAACCAGGATGTTTAAAGAGATGCTGAAGTTAGACATCGATGTGTTTGATGAGACCCGTAAAGACATCTTGCTGGACCATAAAGGCTTGTTAGACTTCGGTCATAGTTACCCGTCCCTTAACATTGGTAAAGTATACAACAAGGGTTACGAAATTGAGGCCGATTTTCAGGGACAACACGGCAATTTCTCTTACGGAATTAACGCCCAGCTGAGCTACGCCCACAACAAGATCCTTAACTATGACGAAGCGGCAGACATTCCGGATAACCTGAAAAAACAAGGCAAACCTGTCGGTCAGTTTTTTGGCTATGTGTTTGATGGGTTTTATACCTCGGCGCAAGATGTTGCCAACTCAGTAAAACCACAGGGTGTGGCGCCAATCCCCGGCGATTTAAAGTTTAAAGACCTGAACGGCGACGGCATTATTAACGATCAAGATCAACAACCTATCGGCTATAGCAATCGCCCGGAGTACATCTACAGCTTTACGCCGCGCATCGCTTACAAAGGCTTCTCGCTCAACGTCATGTTCCAGGGTGTGGCACACGTAAGTTCTAACCTGATTTTGAACGATCAGAACAACGGCCAGCAGATGTATCCGTTCATGCTCAACGCCTGGACGCCGCAAAACGCCGCTACCGCTACCTGGCCTGCGTTGCACTCGCGCGGCTATACCGGTCTTAACAACGCGCTTAACAGCTTTACCCTGCAAAATGCCCGTTACCTGAAACTGCGTACCGTAGAGATTGCCTACACCTTCCCGAAAAGCTGGACCGATCCACTTAAGCTGAAAGGCGTGCGCATGTACCTGAACGGTCAGAACCTCATCACCTGGACTCCCTTTAAAATGTACGTTGACCCAGAGAACCTGAACGTGGTGAACCAGGCGTTCCCGCTGCAATCGCTCTACCCATCGTCAAGGGTATTCAACATCGGTATCAACATTAACTTTTAA